Proteins encoded within one genomic window of Amorphus orientalis:
- a CDS encoding FUSC family protein, whose translation MSPSPRAAPPLRYRHSRSFHAVRIGVGVLVCIVLTTALGMPHGLWTTVSFLVVITGLQHHGNIGRKAMERVVGTLIGAAGGLLVLLQQQWLGQIHLTWLLLALFCGACAYHAIGRGGYMALLAGLTLIIVTGEGVEPLQIGLWRAANVLLGVAVALAMSFVLPLYACWFWREALAKALRRCIEELEAAAAEDPDRPAEVSGLTGIGATLQTLRTLIPSVIRESGTPASHMEEIQRSVRIVFSCTELIAAAPNLHADVTRACRLLDQIAGSLEAGTRETVPPGRDHVPDEAGTDDMSLVGVLERDLHRLSRLLAEAPGLWHG comes from the coding sequence GCATTGTGCTGACGACGGCTCTGGGCATGCCCCACGGTCTGTGGACCACGGTGTCGTTCCTGGTCGTGATCACGGGTCTGCAGCACCACGGGAACATCGGCCGGAAGGCGATGGAGCGCGTCGTCGGCACGCTGATCGGCGCGGCCGGTGGCCTGCTCGTGCTCCTGCAGCAGCAATGGCTGGGCCAGATCCATCTGACCTGGCTGCTGCTCGCCCTGTTCTGCGGCGCGTGCGCCTATCACGCGATCGGGCGCGGGGGCTATATGGCGCTCCTGGCCGGGCTCACGCTGATCATCGTGACCGGCGAGGGGGTCGAGCCGCTTCAGATCGGCCTGTGGCGCGCGGCAAACGTCCTGCTCGGCGTGGCGGTGGCGCTGGCCATGTCGTTCGTGCTGCCGCTCTATGCCTGCTGGTTCTGGCGCGAGGCGCTGGCCAAGGCGCTCCGGCGCTGCATCGAGGAGCTTGAGGCGGCCGCAGCCGAAGACCCGGATCGGCCGGCCGAGGTCTCCGGCCTGACGGGAATCGGCGCGACGCTGCAGACCCTGCGCACGCTGATCCCGTCGGTCATCCGGGAAAGCGGCACCCCGGCGTCGCACATGGAGGAGATCCAGCGCAGCGTCCGCATCGTGTTCAGCTGCACCGAACTGATCGCCGCCGCGCCGAACCTGCACGCCGACGTGACCAGGGCCTGCCGGTTGCTCGACCAGATCGCCGGATCCCTGGAGGCCGGCACCCGCGAGACGGTCCCGCCCGGGCGCGATCACGTTCCCGACGAGGCCGGCACCGACGACATGTCCCTCGTTGGAGTGCTGGAGCGTGACCTCCACCGGCTGTCGCGGCTGCTTGCCGAGGCGCCTGGCCTGTGGCACGGCTGA
- a CDS encoding zinc metalloprotease HtpX: protein MTRIDDQLRTAMRRRNVFHTWLLAAGSIALLTGCAYLIAGPVGVVWAVVGGAISLSVAWGVSPKMVLRLYRARPLPPHAFPEGQRVVADLADRAGLPHAPALWYVPSRMMNAFAVGRNDEAVICVTDGLIRGLTAREFTAVMAHEISHVAADDVKVMALADVTNRMTGILSMLGFFMLFFSLPAILMGQVESVPFFGIALLLVAPTLGGLMQLGLSRAREYDADLSALQLTGDPHGLASALVKLERIQGRMWEALALPHGRIPNPSLLRTHPETKERVRRIMALAGGPDDRAGPDATARPPVGRSIIPVTGPPRYRMRGLGHWY from the coding sequence ATGACCCGGATCGACGACCAGCTGCGCACCGCCATGCGCCGGCGCAACGTGTTCCACACCTGGCTGCTGGCGGCCGGAAGCATCGCGCTTCTGACCGGCTGCGCCTATCTGATCGCGGGCCCGGTCGGCGTCGTCTGGGCGGTGGTCGGCGGGGCGATCAGTCTGTCGGTGGCCTGGGGCGTGTCGCCGAAGATGGTGCTGCGGCTCTACCGGGCGCGGCCGCTGCCGCCCCACGCCTTTCCCGAAGGCCAGCGGGTGGTCGCCGACCTGGCGGATCGGGCCGGGCTACCCCACGCGCCGGCGCTCTGGTACGTGCCGAGCCGGATGATGAACGCCTTCGCGGTCGGCCGGAACGACGAAGCCGTGATCTGCGTGACCGACGGGCTTATACGGGGCCTGACGGCGCGCGAGTTCACCGCCGTGATGGCCCATGAGATCAGTCACGTCGCGGCGGACGACGTGAAGGTGATGGCGCTCGCCGACGTCACCAACCGCATGACCGGCATCCTCTCCATGCTCGGCTTCTTCATGCTGTTCTTCAGCCTGCCGGCGATCCTGATGGGGCAGGTGGAGAGCGTGCCGTTCTTCGGGATCGCGCTGCTTCTGGTTGCGCCGACGCTGGGCGGACTGATGCAGCTCGGCCTGTCCCGGGCGCGCGAATACGACGCGGACCTCTCCGCTCTTCAGCTCACCGGAGACCCGCACGGGCTCGCCTCCGCCCTGGTGAAGCTGGAACGGATTCAGGGCCGGATGTGGGAGGCACTGGCTTTGCCGCACGGCCGCATTCCAAACCCGTCGCTTTTGCGCACCCATCCGGAAACCAAGGAGCGGGTGCGTCGGATCATGGCGCTCGCAGGCGGACCCGACGACCGGGCCGGTCCCGATGCGACGGCGCGGCCGCCCGTCGGACGGTCGATCATTCCGGTGACGGGACCGCCGCGTTACCGGATGCGCGGGCTCGGCCACTGGTACTGA
- a CDS encoding MmcB family DNA repair protein, producing the protein MTLTPSLVPQPQAPVDGRQSERALTVRRGTCRLLRQHGFSVLPEVGLASGRRADLVALGAKGEIWIVEIKSSLEDLRADAKWPFYRLHCDRLFFATLPDVPTEPFPQEAGLILSDGYQADILREAPTHKIAGATRKQVTLAFARHAASRLHLLEDPEAGNIELPAW; encoded by the coding sequence ATGACGCTGACCCCTTCCCTCGTCCCCCAGCCGCAGGCCCCCGTCGACGGGCGCCAGTCGGAGCGGGCGCTGACCGTGCGCCGGGGCACCTGCCGGTTGTTGCGCCAGCACGGCTTTTCCGTCCTGCCGGAGGTGGGGCTCGCGTCCGGGCGCCGGGCGGATCTGGTCGCGCTCGGCGCCAAGGGCGAGATCTGGATCGTCGAGATCAAGTCATCGCTGGAGGACCTGCGGGCGGATGCGAAATGGCCGTTCTACCGGCTCCACTGCGACCGGCTCTTCTTCGCGACCCTGCCCGACGTCCCCACTGAGCCCTTTCCGCAAGAAGCGGGGCTGATCCTGTCGGACGGCTACCAGGCGGACATCCTGCGCGAGGCGCCGACCCACAAGATCGCCGGCGCGACCCGCAAGCAGGTGACGCTCGCCTTCGCCCGCCATGCGGCAAGCCGGCTTCACCTTCTGGAGGACCCGGAGGCCGGCAATATCGAGCTGCCGGCGTGGTGA
- a CDS encoding DUF1194 domain-containing protein, translating to MRRLRTRLGAMLGAAALFAAGLVLSASAQERPRVDLALVLALDCSYSVDAREFDLQRKGLARAFLDEAVVAAIQSGPSGRIAVTVVQWSADDVQTVAVPWRIVDGPATAAELASLIAGAPRQAAAGSTSISAMMIYGAKLLAQAPVTADRQVIDIATDGINNLGPWLRDARDAIVPRGITVNGLAIMNEVPYLHHYLRNRMIGGPGSFVEVAKDYADFARAIHIKLLREIRPMIG from the coding sequence ATGCGACGACTGCGAACGCGCCTCGGCGCGATGTTGGGCGCCGCCGCCCTGTTCGCCGCCGGTCTTGTGCTGTCCGCGAGCGCGCAGGAGCGGCCCCGCGTCGACCTCGCCCTCGTGCTGGCGCTCGACTGTTCCTATTCCGTGGACGCGCGGGAGTTCGACCTGCAGCGCAAAGGGCTCGCCAGAGCCTTTCTCGACGAGGCCGTGGTCGCCGCCATCCAGAGCGGGCCGAGCGGCCGCATCGCGGTGACGGTCGTCCAATGGTCGGCCGACGACGTGCAGACCGTCGCCGTCCCCTGGCGGATCGTTGACGGACCGGCCACCGCCGCCGAACTCGCCAGCCTGATCGCCGGCGCGCCGCGCCAGGCCGCAGCCGGCTCCACCTCGATCTCCGCCATGATGATCTACGGCGCCAAGCTGCTCGCCCAGGCGCCGGTCACTGCCGACCGGCAGGTGATCGACATCGCCACCGACGGCATCAACAATCTCGGCCCCTGGCTCAGGGATGCCCGCGACGCGATCGTGCCGCGCGGCATCACCGTCAACGGGCTCGCGATCATGAACGAGGTGCCGTACCTGCATCACTATCTCAGGAACCGGATGATCGGCGGACCGGGCTCGTTCGTCGAGGTTGCCAAGGACTATGCCGACTTCGCCCGGGCGATCCACATCAAGCTCCTGCGCGAGATCCGCCCGATGATCGGGTGA